The following are encoded in a window of Caldalkalibacillus salinus genomic DNA:
- a CDS encoding RibD family protein, with amino-acid sequence MNKLQIIGALIEQTKSKMQSGTNIIGIALEVDQVYHFCFHSLEDGHHEGYNLKDFHLASHIILTLDPPLQSELGKIVQEINQTDMTILGPFYDNEEKTLSSTVSPHNNTQIHYFPISEAANLYLPQYIFHQCNRPYILASWGMSIDGKIAAKTGDSKYISNGGSLHYVHALRNQSDGIMVGIGTVLQDDPKLTTRLKDTKQVNHPTRIILDSHLNIPEDSNIVKLTKEGVGHTIIFCERGPKPKKNDLTTCGIEVIEVNRTESGLDMINILEECTQRNIKSILVEGGSSVLGTLFDLDLVDRVKCTISPVTIGGTEAITPVGGKGILSLQDKKELEELERLEVNGDVIISGIVKGHQAQNYIEARAELVKI; translated from the coding sequence TTGAATAAATTACAAATCATAGGTGCTCTCATCGAACAAACCAAAAGTAAAATGCAAAGTGGGACAAATATCATTGGCATAGCACTTGAAGTTGATCAGGTTTATCACTTTTGTTTTCATAGTTTAGAAGATGGCCACCATGAGGGGTATAATTTGAAAGATTTTCACTTGGCCTCGCATATCATTTTAACTTTGGACCCTCCATTGCAATCAGAGTTAGGGAAGATCGTACAGGAGATCAATCAAACCGATATGACTATTTTAGGGCCATTTTATGATAATGAAGAGAAAACATTAAGCTCAACAGTATCGCCACACAACAATACCCAAATACATTACTTTCCTATTTCTGAAGCAGCCAATTTATATCTACCACAATATATATTTCATCAATGTAACAGACCCTATATTTTAGCATCATGGGGGATGTCCATCGACGGTAAGATTGCCGCAAAAACAGGAGATTCTAAGTACATCAGTAATGGGGGTTCCCTTCATTATGTCCATGCCTTAAGAAACCAGAGTGATGGTATTATGGTTGGTATCGGTACTGTACTACAGGATGATCCTAAATTGACAACAAGATTGAAAGATACAAAACAGGTCAATCACCCAACAAGAATCATTTTAGACAGCCATTTAAATATACCTGAAGATAGTAACATCGTTAAATTAACTAAGGAGGGGGTAGGACACACTATTATTTTTTGTGAAAGAGGTCCAAAACCTAAAAAGAATGATCTTACCACATGTGGGATAGAAGTGATTGAAGTTAACAGAACAGAGTCTGGTCTAGACATGATAAACATTTTAGAAGAGTGTACCCAAAGAAATATTAAATCTATTTTAGTCGAAGGTGGTTCTTCCGTTTTAGGTACGCTTTTTGACTTGGATTTAGTAGATAGAGTCAAATGCACGATCAGCCCCGTAACCATTGGAGGGACAGAAGCTATCACCCCTGTTGGTGGGAAAGGCATTTTGAGTCTTCAGGATAAGAAGGAACTAGAAGAATTAGAGCGTTTAGAAGTCAATGGAGACGTCATTATTTCAGGTATCGTTAAGGGACATCAGGCTCAAAATTACATAGAGGCTCGTGCAGAATTAGTAAAGATATGA
- a CDS encoding potassium channel protein, with protein sequence MHFFTRYLVKLLRTKFINIISFAFVIVFGSSAILFYIEPQTFDTPLDALWLVMTTVVTVGYGDLSPTTTLGKAYTMGILYVFGIGIIGLLIGKVMDSLYTYRQLKEEGKLEYKGEKHYIFIGSVSKIRQAIKEILDSDPKATFVYIGEQEKSPFPEGHVHFVQGYPSDEDVLLSANLFHARSVSIFADEDISNAVFADGKSLLIASAVEKLSEEHNQNVHTIVEIMKESHISKFKHVNIDEFILSNEAISRLVAQASLHQGSSELFRQLMSKKYGDNLFEITAKPDWKNYRDAFMALLNQGATLVADRHQLDINRKLDEPIPNDAKLFVVCDKETYEQIK encoded by the coding sequence ATGCATTTTTTTACCCGCTATCTCGTCAAACTATTAAGAACGAAGTTCATTAACATCATTTCGTTCGCCTTTGTGATTGTCTTTGGGAGCTCTGCAATACTATTTTATATAGAACCTCAGACGTTTGACACGCCCCTTGATGCCTTGTGGTTGGTGATGACGACTGTTGTTACCGTGGGATATGGAGATCTGTCTCCGACCACCACATTGGGCAAGGCTTATACTATGGGGATTTTATACGTCTTCGGCATTGGTATTATCGGGCTCTTAATAGGTAAAGTCATGGACTCATTGTATACTTATCGGCAGCTAAAGGAGGAGGGCAAATTGGAGTATAAAGGTGAAAAACATTATATCTTCATTGGTAGTGTCAGCAAAATTAGACAAGCGATCAAAGAAATATTAGATAGTGACCCTAAAGCCACTTTTGTTTATATTGGAGAACAAGAAAAGAGTCCTTTTCCTGAAGGTCATGTGCACTTTGTTCAGGGATATCCCTCTGATGAGGACGTGCTTCTCAGTGCAAACCTGTTTCATGCACGAAGTGTGTCTATCTTTGCAGACGAGGACATTTCAAACGCTGTCTTTGCAGACGGTAAGTCACTCCTAATTGCCTCTGCGGTTGAAAAACTATCCGAGGAACACAACCAGAATGTCCATACCATCGTAGAAATTATGAAAGAAAGTCATATCTCTAAATTCAAGCATGTTAACATTGACGAATTTATTTTATCTAACGAAGCCATTTCGCGGCTCGTGGCTCAAGCGTCCTTGCATCAGGGGTCTAGTGAATTGTTCCGTCAGCTTATGAGCAAGAAATACGGTGACAATTTATTTGAAATCACGGCCAAACCAGACTGGAAAAATTACCGCGACGCGTTTATGGCGCTATTGAACCAGGGAGCGACACTCGTGGCCGATCGTCATCAGCTGGATATAAACCGGAAGCTTGACGAACCTATTCCTAACGACGCCAAGTTGTTTGTGGTATGTGATAAAGAAACGTATGAGCAGATAAAATAA
- a CDS encoding MFS transporter codes for MKNLIKNRSFIIMWIAQTASGLGNTFSIFIMSWLLYDLTSSTTSMGLLWFLFMVATVTSQLFSGPYIDRFPLMNMMIFSELSRGIIFILPAVLYFMDALTPMFIYMTAIIVGLVEPIFRPSSMAYLTTIVPKNLLMKANSLLEGTLQTMMLIGPTLGGVLVSFLSPLFVIVMLIAVLVMSSIILTRLPKSEEKGEENKVKKHNWIKEFKEGITFYKKHTLFMWLGVLIVAINLSAGASQPILLPYVMEHLDGNAFQYGLLTSGVAAGMILGSFVLGLKSEYQNLKTIMLGALLLGAISLVGLGFVTNITLAVIFIAFNGFFIVIFNINNTTLYQKKVPDHIKGRVFSVRMLLSRIGMPIGAMIGGMGVSLLGYQYYFLILGLLPIIPCLIAWFLPAFNQLNEKDFKETDNELNV; via the coding sequence TTGAAAAATCTTATAAAAAATAGAAGCTTTATCATCATGTGGATCGCTCAAACCGCTTCAGGTTTGGGGAATACATTTTCTATCTTTATCATGTCATGGTTATTATATGATCTAACCAGCTCTACGACTTCAATGGGATTATTATGGTTTTTATTTATGGTCGCAACCGTAACCAGTCAATTGTTTTCTGGCCCGTATATTGACCGATTTCCCTTAATGAACATGATGATCTTCTCTGAATTATCCAGAGGGATTATCTTTATATTACCGGCAGTATTGTATTTTATGGACGCGTTGACCCCCATGTTTATTTATATGACAGCTATTATAGTCGGCTTAGTCGAACCTATATTTAGACCCTCAAGTATGGCTTATTTAACGACGATTGTACCTAAAAACTTATTGATGAAAGCAAATTCTTTGCTTGAAGGAACACTACAAACCATGATGCTGATAGGTCCCACATTGGGCGGTGTTTTAGTTTCATTTCTAAGCCCGCTATTCGTCATTGTCATGTTAATTGCTGTACTGGTCATGTCCTCCATTATTTTAACTCGCCTACCTAAGAGTGAGGAGAAAGGCGAAGAGAACAAAGTTAAGAAACATAATTGGATTAAAGAGTTTAAGGAAGGGATTACATTTTATAAAAAGCATACCCTGTTTATGTGGTTAGGTGTTCTCATTGTGGCTATTAATCTTAGTGCGGGCGCTTCCCAACCCATTCTATTACCTTATGTGATGGAACATCTTGATGGGAATGCGTTTCAATACGGTTTGTTAACCTCAGGGGTTGCGGCGGGCATGATACTTGGCTCATTTGTACTAGGCTTAAAGAGCGAATACCAAAATTTAAAAACGATCATGTTAGGTGCTTTGTTACTCGGTGCTATCTCTTTGGTTGGGCTGGGTTTTGTCACCAACATCACCTTGGCAGTTATATTTATTGCCTTCAACGGCTTTTTTATCGTCATATTTAATATCAATAATACAACTCTGTACCAAAAGAAGGTCCCAGATCATATCAAAGGACGTGTTTTTTCAGTTCGCATGTTATTATCTAGAATTGGGATGCCCATAGGGGCTATGATTGGTGGGATGGGTGTAAGCCTACTCGGTTATCAATATTACTTTTTGATTCTAGGGTTGCTCCCTATTATTCCATGCCTCATTGCTTGGTTCTTACCCGCCTTTAACCAGTTAAATGAAAAGGATTTTAAAGAAACGGATAATGAACTGAACGTCTAA
- a CDS encoding HAD family hydrolase: MTKAILFDLDGTLLPMDTEQFVENYVKRLAKHVAQKMDPKAFVDALWKATQAMIENKERHLTNEQVFEQTFLALSEKERADMWPLFDEFYETVFPTLADWTKPTPIARKVVQEALDQGYKVAVATNPVFPHAAIAHRLTWADLDDLPFEVVTVYENSTFTKPHAEYYQAICDKLNLQPEACIMVGNDMQEDMVASRLGMKTFLVEEYAIDRGTGDNRVDKRGTLSELYEELKLREGLFERPA; this comes from the coding sequence ATGACAAAAGCAATATTATTTGATCTAGACGGCACATTATTACCAATGGATACTGAACAGTTTGTAGAAAATTACGTGAAGCGACTCGCCAAGCATGTCGCGCAAAAGATGGACCCCAAGGCATTCGTTGATGCTTTGTGGAAGGCAACCCAAGCCATGATTGAGAACAAAGAACGTCATTTGACTAATGAACAGGTTTTTGAACAAACATTCCTTGCATTATCTGAAAAAGAGCGAGCGGATATGTGGCCCCTTTTTGATGAGTTTTATGAGACGGTGTTTCCCACGTTAGCAGATTGGACAAAGCCAACACCGATCGCCAGAAAAGTGGTACAAGAAGCGTTAGACCAAGGTTACAAAGTAGCTGTAGCGACGAATCCAGTTTTTCCACATGCAGCTATTGCGCACCGTTTGACGTGGGCAGATTTGGACGATCTCCCATTTGAAGTGGTCACCGTATATGAGAACAGTACCTTTACGAAGCCGCATGCAGAGTATTACCAGGCCATATGCGATAAGCTAAATCTACAGCCAGAAGCGTGTATCATGGTCGGTAATGACATGCAGGAAGATATGGTGGCCAGCCGACTCGGAATGAAGACGTTCCTCGTTGAAGAATACGCGATTGACCGAGGTACTGGAGACAATCGAGTGGACAAACGTGGCACCCTCTCAGAGTTATATGAGGAACTAAAACTTAGAGAAGGATTGTTTGAACGACCAGCTTGA
- a CDS encoding amidase domain-containing protein, with translation MTQWKDAFRNYMKKKNQAYCSDKLMDRLSGLNPQMPQHEKHRWRRVEQQLQARRATVRESKGRIRVRHVEEDQERIRVHYDANIAWRIEHRQSEYLQRWVEQRVCHLSADRWRVETDEGKEVEGAGQQHAPSHVVWEEEPVYQAQNPNEKRVTYDREKAVAYAHRWWNDYNPQFRSFEVDCTNYISQCLWAGHAPMKYSSDRAKGWWYRFEPVNWSFSWSVAHSLRWYLPNSQSGLRGREVTSADQLRPGDVICYDFDGDGRWQHTTIVVAKDGAGEPLVNAHTSNSQNRYWDYTDSHAWTENIKYKFFRIADHF, from the coding sequence ATGACACAATGGAAGGATGCGTTCAGGAATTATATGAAAAAAAAGAATCAGGCGTACTGTTCAGATAAGCTAATGGATCGGTTGAGTGGGTTAAACCCACAAATGCCCCAACATGAGAAGCACAGGTGGAGAAGGGTTGAACAACAACTACAGGCACGGAGAGCAACTGTGAGAGAGTCGAAGGGACGGATTCGAGTGAGGCACGTTGAGGAAGATCAGGAACGCATCCGTGTTCACTATGATGCGAACATAGCTTGGAGGATTGAACATAGGCAAAGCGAGTACCTTCAGCGGTGGGTAGAACAACGGGTCTGCCATTTGTCTGCAGACCGTTGGCGGGTAGAAACAGATGAAGGTAAAGAGGTTGAAGGTGCTGGTCAGCAACATGCACCCTCACATGTGGTATGGGAGGAAGAACCGGTCTATCAAGCTCAGAACCCGAATGAAAAGCGTGTGACGTATGATCGTGAGAAAGCGGTTGCTTACGCCCATCGCTGGTGGAATGATTATAACCCTCAATTCAGGTCCTTTGAGGTGGATTGTACGAATTACATCTCCCAGTGTTTATGGGCAGGTCATGCACCGATGAAGTATTCATCAGACCGTGCCAAGGGATGGTGGTATCGCTTTGAACCAGTGAATTGGAGTTTTAGCTGGAGCGTGGCTCATAGTTTGCGTTGGTATTTACCGAATAGTCAGTCCGGTTTACGAGGGAGAGAAGTGACTTCCGCTGATCAATTAAGGCCAGGCGATGTGATCTGTTACGATTTTGATGGCGATGGACGTTGGCAACATACCACCATTGTAGTTGCTAAGGACGGCGCAGGGGAACCGCTAGTGAATGCTCATACTAGTAACAGTCAGAACCGTTATTGGGATTACACGGACTCTCACGCCTGGACGGAGAATATAAAATATAAGTTTTTTAGAATAGCAGATCATTTTTAA
- a CDS encoding WD40 repeat domain-containing protein yields the protein MHKGPITCVVVSKDGRTVYTGGYDKRLFAWDRKNDTYELVTEHEHLITSLALSSDGETLACGSSDHTISLHNTKSNQLIGKLIGHSDDIETVAFGKDDQWLVSGSNNLDSRVLVWDLKTKSIVQQFKGHHNGSVNDIHVFGDRVYSAADDGNVFIWDIHTGQVIKNLAPFDCDLDACDGNNEKGLFALGMDDGTVIFYDSYSGKELDKFSAHEFGVKCLTFSPSGSQFLTAGYDHQIKIWSTDSLELISTLPSYQYQWERSVVWTPDEKCIVGGSFGVKYCIWDIEKEQFVGHDTERATPSINDIAIDSKGNIATASDDGKFRINGDDVGEANLVLNNAVTLSLDGRYAVWGDHSSQVHLYDTIKNDIKFSLETKGPVNVIKYSSDDHSFYVGTYAGYVHQFSPDAQEWKNEWKLHTGAIKGLDISDGTMVSGSSDGSIRVINLSRAESYNIVGTLNIVDDLALTNDNDAIVVVGRDLLVRLYSLTTGKIIDQHTLHRYSLKSVDIDEDNTIYAGDYWGNVSIWNPYLNKEPKFIKVAQNGISGIQCHKNKAYAASYDGGVYSIDLTGNVREELRLFDQSKILTA from the coding sequence ATGCATAAGGGACCCATTACATGTGTTGTGGTTAGTAAAGATGGTCGTACGGTTTACACAGGGGGTTATGATAAGAGATTATTCGCTTGGGACAGAAAGAATGATACATATGAATTAGTAACTGAACATGAGCACTTAATTACTAGTTTAGCCCTCTCAAGTGATGGTGAAACATTAGCATGTGGTTCATCTGATCATACCATATCTCTTCACAATACCAAGTCAAATCAATTAATAGGTAAGTTGATTGGGCATTCAGATGATATTGAAACCGTTGCGTTCGGTAAAGATGATCAATGGCTAGTATCAGGATCTAATAATTTAGATAGTCGTGTGCTCGTTTGGGACCTAAAAACTAAAAGTATTGTACAGCAATTTAAAGGCCACCATAATGGCAGTGTTAACGATATACACGTTTTTGGGGATAGAGTCTACTCGGCTGCCGATGATGGCAATGTGTTTATTTGGGATATTCATACTGGCCAAGTGATAAAGAATCTAGCACCATTTGATTGTGACCTTGACGCTTGTGATGGCAATAATGAAAAAGGTTTGTTTGCACTAGGAATGGATGATGGAACGGTTATTTTTTACGACTCTTATAGCGGTAAAGAGTTGGACAAGTTTTCAGCACATGAGTTTGGTGTTAAATGTCTTACATTCTCACCCTCCGGTAGTCAATTTCTCACAGCAGGTTATGACCACCAAATTAAGATTTGGTCTACGGACTCATTAGAATTAATATCAACATTACCCTCGTATCAGTATCAATGGGAACGTTCAGTCGTGTGGACACCGGATGAAAAGTGTATCGTTGGCGGTAGCTTCGGTGTGAAATACTGTATTTGGGATATAGAAAAGGAACAATTTGTAGGTCACGATACTGAAAGGGCAACCCCGTCTATTAATGATATTGCTATCGATTCGAAGGGTAATATAGCCACAGCTTCTGACGATGGCAAATTCAGAATAAATGGGGATGACGTTGGGGAAGCCAACTTAGTCCTTAATAACGCTGTTACATTGTCTTTGGATGGTAGGTATGCCGTATGGGGCGACCATTCTAGTCAAGTTCATCTCTACGATACAATTAAAAATGACATTAAATTCTCATTAGAGACAAAAGGTCCAGTCAATGTCATCAAATACTCAAGTGATGATCATAGTTTTTATGTCGGGACATACGCTGGGTACGTCCATCAGTTTAGCCCTGATGCCCAGGAGTGGAAAAACGAATGGAAATTGCACACAGGGGCCATTAAAGGATTGGATATCTCTGATGGCACCATGGTATCGGGTTCATCAGACGGTTCTATACGGGTAATCAATTTAAGTCGTGCGGAAAGCTACAACATCGTAGGGACATTAAATATAGTTGATGACTTAGCATTAACGAATGACAATGATGCCATCGTTGTTGTGGGGAGAGATTTACTCGTAAGGTTGTATAGTCTGACGACTGGAAAAATAATCGACCAACATACGTTACACAGATATTCCTTGAAAAGTGTTGACATCGATGAGGATAATACCATTTATGCCGGAGACTACTGGGGAAACGTCTCTATCTGGAATCCGTATTTGAATAAGGAACCGAAGTTTATAAAAGTGGCCCAAAATGGAATCAGTGGTATTCAATGTCATAAAAATAAAGCTTATGCTGCATCTTATGATGGTGGTGTGTATTCTATTGATCTCACTGGCAATGTTAGAGAGGAACTAAGACTCTTCGATCAATCCAAAATATTGACCGCATAG
- a CDS encoding ATP-grasp domain-containing protein: MYSKHILVIGAGNDTESAFKTMLENDYYITFVGAPYFNSYAKLVHQNVIYDTSTGHDDLYDLLDTINHQHPFDAAVTFSELDVELTAKISERYQLISISPETAKLCRNKYLMRTRFEHYDLPQPRFEKVKSADDISSFLHKLNKPAVLKPTDNGGSVGVIKITGPDDQQISEKYQDTLNVSKNQTLLIEEFIEGEEFSIEVIVQHAVPQVITVVDKAVAGKDQQHFVEVGHTVPSLQPVEVQEALKELAIKGVNALGMENGVAHVEIKKSNNTYYLIEIGARSAGDNIPLLIEKSYEWNYYNAILDVALGQKYSSIPDKASYYASISYFFGDTGKRVTSFPKIKDYHQEVEEIKYSVKIGDTIRPLHANYTRMGYVMFKVREPYNIKDMQTVFTKKFSPMTE; this comes from the coding sequence GTGTATTCAAAACATATTTTAGTCATCGGTGCTGGTAATGATACAGAGAGTGCATTCAAGACAATGCTTGAAAATGACTATTACATTACTTTTGTCGGTGCACCGTATTTTAATAGTTATGCCAAGTTGGTGCATCAAAATGTGATTTATGATACAAGCACTGGACATGACGACTTGTATGATTTACTTGACACGATCAACCATCAGCATCCATTTGACGCAGCTGTCACCTTTTCAGAGCTGGATGTTGAGCTAACAGCAAAGATAAGTGAGAGGTATCAATTAATCAGTATATCTCCGGAAACGGCCAAGTTATGTAGGAACAAGTATTTAATGCGAACGCGATTTGAACATTACGATTTACCACAACCACGATTTGAAAAAGTCAAAAGTGCCGATGACATCTCATCATTTCTACATAAGTTAAACAAGCCTGCTGTCCTTAAACCAACGGATAACGGTGGCAGTGTAGGTGTCATTAAAATAACAGGGCCAGATGACCAACAGATCAGTGAGAAGTATCAAGATACGCTGAACGTGTCCAAGAATCAAACGCTACTCATAGAAGAATTCATTGAGGGAGAAGAGTTTAGTATAGAAGTGATTGTTCAACACGCTGTTCCTCAGGTTATCACAGTTGTTGATAAAGCCGTTGCAGGGAAGGATCAGCAGCATTTTGTAGAAGTAGGACACACTGTTCCTAGCTTACAGCCTGTTGAAGTCCAAGAAGCATTAAAGGAATTAGCCATCAAAGGGGTTAATGCATTAGGTATGGAGAACGGTGTGGCGCATGTTGAAATAAAGAAAAGCAACAACACGTATTATCTTATTGAGATTGGCGCTAGATCAGCGGGGGATAATATTCCACTCTTGATTGAAAAAAGTTACGAATGGAACTACTACAATGCCATACTAGATGTTGCCTTAGGCCAAAAATATTCTAGTATACCTGATAAAGCATCATACTATGCTAGTATCTCCTACTTTTTCGGAGATACTGGTAAGCGGGTGACATCCTTCCCCAAAATAAAAGACTATCATCAAGAAGTAGAAGAGATTAAGTATAGTGTCAAAATAGGGGATACGATTCGACCGTTACATGCCAATTATACGAGAATGGGATATGTCATGTTTAAGGTGCGCGAACCTTATAATATAAAAGACATGCAGACCGTTTTCACTAAAAAATTCAGCCCCATGACGGAATAA
- the trmL gene encoding tRNA (uridine(34)/cytosine(34)/5-carboxymethylaminomethyluridine(34)-2'-O)-methyltransferase TrmL — protein sequence MGFHIVLYQPEIPYNTGNIARTCAATNTTLHIIRPMGFSTNDRMLKRAGCDYWHSVDVRYYDSLQECMEQYAKHRFFFVETDGAKTYTEISYQDGDFFVFGKETTGIPQSILDEHKENWVNIPMSVEHVRSLNLSNTAAILVYEALRQLQFPGLR from the coding sequence GTGGGATTTCATATCGTACTATATCAACCTGAAATACCGTATAACACAGGTAATATTGCACGGACATGTGCGGCAACGAACACAACGTTACATATTATTAGGCCGATGGGTTTCTCAACGAATGACCGCATGTTGAAAAGAGCCGGGTGTGATTACTGGCATTCTGTTGATGTCCGTTATTACGATTCATTACAGGAATGTATGGAGCAGTATGCTAAGCACCGGTTCTTTTTTGTGGAGACGGACGGCGCTAAGACATATACCGAAATCTCGTATCAAGATGGGGATTTCTTCGTATTTGGAAAAGAAACAACCGGCATCCCTCAGTCGATACTCGACGAACACAAAGAGAACTGGGTGAATATCCCTATGAGTGTAGAGCATGTCCGCTCTCTAAATTTATCTAATACGGCCGCCATTCTCGTGTATGAAGCACTAAGACAATTGCAATTTCCTGGGTTGAGGTGA
- a CDS encoding ATP-grasp domain-containing protein: MFTIKKKLMVLGNIGYEKMHIEATQRGYETIVISDGSKKNAHLPDQFVQIDTLNEINILKDIIKKEQPSIVISRGSPNFEFQSVRDNLLRHWLLNMNPQSTFVNASDMTSSISHNKAMMRHHFLLNDLPVNEGFMIDNNKGQLELVEKIEYPCVVKKVHGSSSEGVFIVNGAEQLKAILDSMHDQTFLIETFFDGIEVGLEVIVTEEDVYFYPPAFLGRTGDVKTFNRIRYAPFAIIDSLFDQITTVLRNYIKRQFEHFVGVIQFDLMVNEEENTWIVSELNARLSGVSDLNAALVAPSPFHVLLDLGENPSSDIKLRQKVPCVMECPVTIDETSIDQIKNHPRITYFKDVINMDEMILTIVGDSPTVIYSTLMDLPVQIRPEITEQLLHLQKQPII; the protein is encoded by the coding sequence GTGTTCACAATTAAGAAAAAACTGATGGTACTAGGGAATATCGGTTATGAAAAGATGCATATCGAGGCCACACAGAGAGGCTATGAAACGATTGTTATCAGTGATGGATCAAAAAAAAATGCTCACCTCCCTGATCAATTTGTTCAGATCGACACTTTAAATGAGATAAACATCTTAAAAGATATTATTAAAAAGGAACAACCGAGCATTGTGATATCTAGAGGGAGCCCAAATTTTGAGTTTCAAAGTGTAAGAGATAATTTATTAAGACATTGGTTATTAAATATGAACCCTCAGTCTACTTTTGTCAATGCAAGTGATATGACTTCATCTATTTCTCATAATAAAGCAATGATGCGTCATCACTTTTTATTAAATGATCTACCAGTTAATGAAGGTTTTATGATTGATAACAATAAAGGCCAATTAGAGCTCGTTGAAAAAATAGAATACCCCTGTGTTGTTAAAAAAGTACACGGATCATCAAGTGAGGGGGTATTTATCGTAAACGGGGCAGAACAGCTTAAAGCGATTTTAGATTCTATGCACGATCAAACCTTTTTAATCGAAACGTTTTTTGATGGCATTGAAGTCGGTTTGGAAGTCATCGTCACTGAAGAGGACGTTTATTTTTACCCACCTGCATTTTTGGGGCGTACAGGAGATGTAAAAACATTTAACCGGATAAGGTATGCCCCTTTTGCTATCATTGACAGCCTGTTTGACCAGATCACGACCGTATTACGTAATTATATTAAACGTCAGTTTGAGCACTTTGTTGGGGTAATCCAATTTGACCTGATGGTAAATGAAGAAGAAAATACGTGGATAGTAAGCGAACTAAACGCGCGCCTCAGTGGTGTCAGTGATTTGAACGCAGCCTTAGTAGCCCCTTCTCCTTTTCATGTACTATTAGACTTAGGTGAAAATCCATCGAGTGACATTAAGCTAAGGCAAAAAGTGCCATGTGTGATGGAATGTCCAGTAACGATCGATGAGACAAGTATAGATCAAATAAAAAATCACCCTCGCATTACATACTTCAAAGATGTTATTAACATGGACGAGATGATATTAACGATTGTCGGTGACTCTCCAACCGTTATTTACTCTACGCTTATGGATTTACCTGTACAGATTAGACCAGAGATTACCGAGCAATTATTACACCTTCAAAAGCAGCCGATCATTTAG
- a CDS encoding GNAT family N-acetyltransferase — MTHGEPLIMSFEAKDGTSVKLRPAKVEDAEQIVKSSEDIVAAGKYLQKESPKTVEQERDFIKKARERGHMYTAVEIEGQVVGIARILREQLEMKKHVGKFRTWLSPDAQGKGIGKKIMEYTIEWAKQNDLHKVWLTVFAHNVGACKLYERYGFVTEGNQKEQVIIDGEFQDEVFMAYFVQKQREQVQ, encoded by the coding sequence ATGACGCATGGTGAACCATTAATCATGTCTTTTGAGGCCAAGGACGGAACGTCAGTGAAGCTGAGACCAGCAAAAGTAGAAGATGCCGAACAGATTGTGAAGTCCAGTGAGGATATTGTAGCAGCCGGAAAGTATCTGCAAAAAGAAAGTCCCAAAACGGTCGAACAAGAACGTGATTTTATTAAAAAAGCTAGAGAACGTGGTCATATGTATACGGCCGTTGAGATTGAAGGTCAAGTTGTGGGAATTGCTCGCATACTGAGAGAACAGTTAGAAATGAAGAAACATGTGGGTAAATTTAGAACGTGGTTGAGCCCTGACGCACAGGGAAAAGGCATCGGTAAAAAAATCATGGAATATACGATAGAGTGGGCCAAACAGAACGACTTACATAAGGTTTGGCTTACTGTTTTCGCTCATAACGTCGGGGCGTGCAAATTATATGAACGCTACGGGTTTGTGACTGAGGGCAATCAGAAAGAACAAGTCATCATCGACGGCGAGTTTCAGGATGAAGTGTTCATGGCTTACTTTGTACAGAAACAGCGGGAACAAGTACAATAA